In Caldisericia bacterium, a genomic segment contains:
- a CDS encoding NAD(P)/FAD-dependent oxidoreductase — protein sequence MISHKKKIIIIGAGVAGLSAGCYAQMSGFQTQIFEKHDKPGGLCTSWQRNGYTIDGCIHWLVGSSPSSAFYKFWEEIGAVQEKEFVYFDEYLNYETEDGKNLSFSTNLDILRENMINFAPEDKDQIDSFINFSKKLIDFQQPLEKPPELYTLNDGLKLISKIAPFLNLMRSLSKISISDFASRFKNQHLKNLFLRLWFPEFSLFFLSLTLTWLHKKEAGYPIGGSFSFAKGIEKRYLELGGKINYNSPVKKILIKDDKAIGVELENGTKHYSDIVISASDLYKTIFKLLEGKYVDEKIKKLFDMPIFPPLLYISLGVNRTFKDLPYSIEGFDISLKKSIKIDNKYENRMRVRIHNFDPTLSPQGKTLITIAFNSNYDYWRKLYDIKDEYKKEKNRIFEEILYNLDYKFPKITNDIEIWDIATPITFERYTENYKGSFEGWLLTPKNFNVIIPRKFMKLKNFYISGHWTLLGGGLPSALISSRWTIQLICHDNKIKFMEVAK from the coding sequence ATGATATCACATAAGAAAAAAATAATAATTATAGGAGCAGGAGTTGCTGGTTTATCAGCAGGTTGTTATGCACAGATGAGCGGTTTTCAAACTCAAATTTTTGAAAAACATGATAAACCAGGAGGATTATGTACATCTTGGCAGCGAAATGGTTACACAATTGATGGATGTATTCATTGGCTTGTTGGTTCATCTCCAAGTTCTGCTTTTTATAAATTTTGGGAAGAGATAGGTGCAGTTCAGGAAAAAGAGTTTGTGTATTTTGATGAATATTTAAATTATGAAACAGAAGATGGAAAAAATTTGTCTTTTTCAACAAATCTTGACATTTTAAGAGAAAATATGATTAATTTTGCACCTGAAGATAAAGATCAAATAGATAGTTTTATAAATTTTTCAAAAAAATTAATTGATTTCCAACAACCGCTTGAGAAACCACCTGAATTGTACACATTAAATGATGGTTTAAAATTAATTTCAAAAATAGCACCTTTCTTGAATTTAATGAGAAGTTTATCAAAAATTTCAATTTCAGATTTTGCATCCCGATTTAAAAACCAGCATCTTAAAAACCTTTTTTTAAGATTATGGTTTCCAGAGTTTTCTCTCTTTTTCTTATCTTTAACTTTAACATGGTTACATAAAAAAGAAGCAGGGTATCCAATTGGTGGATCTTTTTCTTTTGCCAAAGGTATCGAAAAAAGATATTTAGAACTTGGTGGAAAAATAAACTATAATTCACCCGTAAAAAAGATTTTAATTAAAGATGATAAAGCAATTGGTGTTGAACTTGAAAATGGAACAAAACACTATTCAGATATAGTTATCTCTGCTTCAGATCTATATAAAACAATTTTTAAATTGCTTGAAGGTAAATATGTTGATGAAAAAATTAAAAAATTGTTCGATATGCCTATTTTTCCACCACTATTATACATTTCTTTAGGAGTTAATAGAACTTTTAAAGACTTACCATATTCAATTGAGGGTTTTGATATATCATTAAAAAAATCTATAAAAATTGATAATAAATATGAAAATCGCATGAGAGTTAGAATTCATAATTTCGATCCAACTTTATCTCCACAAGGAAAAACTTTAATCACTATTGCTTTTAATAGTAATTATGATTATTGGAGAAAACTTTATGATATAAAAGATGAGTATAAAAAAGAGAAAAATAGAATATTTGAAGAGATTTTATATAATTTAGATTATAAATTTCCAAAAATTACAAATGATATTGAAATTTGGGATATTGCAACACCAATTACATTTGAGCGTTATACTGAAAATTATAAAGGATCATTTGAGGGATGGCTATTGACTCCTAAAAATTTTAATGTTATAATTCCAAGAAAATTTATGAAGTTAAAAAACTTTTATATATCAGGTCATTGGACATTACTTGGTGGTGGATTACCATCTGCTCTTATATCATCTCGTTGGACAATTCAATTAATTTGTCATGATAATAAAATAAAATTTATGGAGGTAGCTAAATGA
- the larC gene encoding nickel pincer cofactor biosynthesis protein LarC, whose protein sequence is MNIAYFDLVNGVSGDMIIGSLLDAGLSLSDLKEEINKLNLKGFDLEANKKEKKGIFGTKFDIKIYEKEEERKGVDLIKIVEKSSLKESVKEKSIKILERLIDAEAKIHNEDKSSVHLHEIGGIDTIIDVVGSVVGIEILNIEKIYSSPVPVGSGFVKISHGVFPVPTPATLELLKGVPIYSNGVIGEITTPTGAAIITTLAETFGDVPLMRIEKIGYGLGEKDFDIPNILRIFVGELKEDYLKDYNILIETNIDDMNPQIFGFIMEKAFSLGALDLFFTPIYMKKNRPAYKISILCEEKDKSDLIDFIFRETSSIGVRINKVEKIFLKREIKEIDTEFGKIRVKISYFGDNKKITPEYEDIKRIAEEKNLPLNKVYSQIEKIINKLFF, encoded by the coding sequence ATGAATATTGCTTATTTTGATTTAGTAAATGGTGTAAGTGGAGATATGATAATTGGTTCACTTCTTGATGCAGGTCTTTCTTTATCAGATTTAAAAGAGGAGATTAATAAATTAAATTTAAAAGGTTTTGATTTAGAAGCAAATAAGAAAGAGAAAAAAGGAATTTTTGGTACAAAATTTGACATAAAAATTTATGAAAAAGAAGAGGAACGAAAAGGAGTTGATCTTATAAAAATTGTTGAAAAAAGTTCATTAAAAGAGAGTGTTAAAGAGAAAAGCATTAAAATTTTAGAGAGATTAATTGATGCTGAAGCAAAAATACATAATGAGGATAAAAGTAGTGTACATCTTCATGAAATTGGTGGAATAGATACAATAATTGATGTTGTTGGTTCTGTTGTTGGTATAGAGATATTAAATATTGAAAAGATTTATTCATCACCAGTTCCAGTAGGTAGCGGTTTTGTAAAAATCTCTCATGGAGTTTTTCCAGTTCCAACACCAGCGACTTTAGAACTTTTAAAAGGAGTACCAATTTATTCAAACGGAGTTATTGGTGAAATAACAACTCCAACAGGTGCTGCAATTATTACAACTCTTGCTGAAACTTTTGGAGATGTCCCATTAATGAGAATTGAAAAAATAGGTTATGGTCTGGGAGAAAAAGATTTTGATATACCAAATATTTTAAGAATTTTTGTTGGTGAGTTGAAAGAGGATTATTTAAAAGATTATAATATCTTAATTGAAACAAATATAGATGATATGAATCCACAAATTTTTGGCTTTATTATGGAAAAAGCATTCTCCTTAGGTGCACTTGATCTCTTCTTTACTCCTATATATATGAAAAAAAATAGACCAGCATATAAAATTTCTATTTTGTGTGAGGAAAAAGATAAAAGTGATTTGATAGATTTTATTTTTAGAGAGACATCTTCAATTGGAGTAAGGATAAATAAAGTTGAAAAAATTTTTTTAAAAAGAGAGATAAAAGAAATTGATACAGAGTTTGGAAAAATTAGAGTTAAAATCTCTTATTTTGGAGATAACAAAAAGATCACACCTGAATATGAAGATATAAAAAGAATTGCAGAAGAGAAAAATTTACCTCTAAATAAAGTTTATTCACAAATAGAAAAAATAATAAATAAACTATTTTTCTAA
- the larB gene encoding nickel pincer cofactor biosynthesis protein LarB encodes MDLDYLKKILLDFKENKINLEEILKIIQELPYEDLGFAKVDHLREIRKGFPEVVFCERKKDEDALKIILKLYEKSKKILATRANENLFKLVKDKIENAEFNPFAKTISICEEKPKEVGKIIILTAGTSDIPVAEEAYETAKIMGNSVEKIYDVGVAGIHRLFDNLQKIREAKVLIVVAGMDGVLPSVVGGLVNVPVIAVPTSVGYGANFGGVSALLTMLNSCSPGVAVVNIDNGFGAGFVASLINKIGESE; translated from the coding sequence ATGGATTTAGATTATTTAAAGAAGATTTTATTGGATTTTAAAGAAAATAAAATTAATCTTGAAGAGATATTAAAAATTATTCAAGAACTTCCTTATGAAGATCTTGGTTTTGCAAAAGTTGATCACTTAAGAGAGATAAGAAAAGGTTTTCCTGAAGTTGTTTTTTGTGAAAGAAAAAAAGATGAAGATGCTTTAAAGATAATTTTAAAACTTTATGAGAAATCAAAAAAAATTCTTGCAACAAGAGCAAACGAAAATTTATTTAAACTTGTAAAAGATAAAATAGAAAATGCTGAATTTAATCCTTTTGCTAAAACAATTTCAATTTGTGAAGAAAAACCAAAAGAAGTAGGAAAAATTATAATTCTTACTGCTGGTACCTCTGATATTCCTGTTGCAGAAGAGGCATATGAAACTGCAAAAATTATGGGAAATAGTGTTGAAAAAATTTATGATGTTGGAGTTGCAGGAATTCATAGGCTTTTTGATAATCTACAAAAAATAAGAGAAGCAAAAGTTCTTATTGTTGTAGCAGGAATGGATGGAGTTCTTCCAAGTGTTGTTGGTGGATTGGTAAATGTTCCAGTTATTGCTGTTCCAACAAGTGTTGGCTATGGAGCAAATTTTGGTGGAGTCAGTGCTCTTTTAACAATGCTTAATTCATGTTCCCCTGGAGTTGCAGTTGTAAATATTGATAATGGTTTTGGAGCAGGTTTTGTAGCAAGTTTAATAAATAAAATTGGAGAGAGCGAATGA
- the larE gene encoding ATP-dependent sacrificial sulfur transferase LarE codes for MELEEKLENLKNYLKSLKKVAIASSGGVDSTFLLTLSHEVLNDNVIAITIDSEFQKREEIEFIKKFTQERKIKNFIIKIKILDDEEIVKNSEKRCYFCKKRIFSEILNFSHSLGFENILDGTNFDDLSDYRPGLKALKELKIISPLLELKFTKDEIRSLAKRFNIPIWNKPPQSCLATRIPYKDKITYEKLKKIEEGETFLKDLGLSLIRVRILGNFAKIEVLKEELEIVFKNSDKINQKLKEIGFEKVFVDLNGYNKEKNKNLVKSLKWI; via the coding sequence ATGGAGTTAGAGGAGAAATTAGAAAATCTTAAAAACTATTTAAAAAGCCTTAAAAAAGTTGCAATTGCTTCATCTGGTGGTGTTGATTCAACGTTCCTTTTAACTCTCTCACATGAAGTGTTAAATGATAATGTAATTGCAATAACAATTGATAGTGAGTTTCAAAAAAGAGAAGAGATTGAGTTCATAAAAAAATTTACTCAAGAGAGAAAAATAAAAAATTTTATTATTAAAATTAAAATTTTGGATGATGAAGAAATAGTTAAAAATAGTGAAAAGAGATGTTATTTTTGTAAAAAGAGGATTTTTTCAGAAATTTTAAATTTTTCTCATTCATTAGGTTTTGAAAATATATTAGATGGAACAAATTTTGATGATTTGAGTGACTATAGACCTGGCTTAAAAGCACTAAAAGAACTTAAAATAATTTCTCCTCTTCTTGAGTTAAAATTTACCAAAGATGAAATAAGATCACTTGCTAAAAGATTTAATATTCCTATTTGGAATAAGCCTCCTCAATCTTGTCTTGCAACAAGAATTCCATATAAAGATAAAATAACTTATGAAAAACTAAAAAAAATTGAAGAAGGAGAAACATTTTTGAAAGATTTAGGTTTATCTCTTATAAGGGTAAGAATTTTAGGGAATTTTGCAAAAATTGAAGTATTAAAAGAGGAGTTAGAGATTGTTTTTAAAAACAGTGATAAAATAAATCAAAAATTAAAAGAAATTGGCTTTGAGAAGGTTTTTGTTGATTTAAATGGATACAATAAAGAGAAAAATAAAAATTTGGTTAAAAGTTTAAAATGGATTTAG
- a CDS encoding spherulation-specific family 4 protein, giving the protein MFVNKRVLFPFYIYPNHWDESYQWKRLKDTHQNTEIWVIINPDDGPGDSINPDYEIGLSLINIKGIKIFCYIPTNYGKRDLDKVKEDVEKYLKFYKNYNLFGIFYDEVNNSSESIQYYKEIYNYAKKRGFKWVILNPGISIDEEFLKEKIGDTIVIFEDNYSNFLKHKFPEYVKNYPRSRFAVLVYDVKNFEKTKIVINKSDNIGFIYCTDDSEPNPWDTLPSYWDSFIELFYEPKIRD; this is encoded by the coding sequence TTGTTTGTTAATAAAAGAGTTCTTTTTCCCTTTTATATCTATCCAAACCATTGGGATGAATCTTATCAATGGAAAAGACTAAAAGATACACACCAAAACACTGAAATTTGGGTAATTATAAATCCAGATGATGGGCCAGGAGATTCTATCAATCCAGATTATGAGATTGGTTTATCTCTTATAAATATTAAAGGAATTAAAATTTTTTGTTATATACCAACAAATTATGGAAAAAGAGATTTAGACAAAGTAAAAGAGGATGTTGAAAAATATTTAAAATTTTATAAAAATTACAATTTATTTGGAATATTTTACGATGAGGTAAATAACTCCTCTGAATCAATTCAATATTATAAAGAAATTTATAACTATGCTAAAAAGAGAGGGTTTAAGTGGGTTATTTTAAATCCTGGAATTTCTATTGATGAAGAGTTTTTAAAAGAGAAAATAGGTGATACAATTGTTATTTTTGAAGATAACTATTCAAATTTTTTAAAACATAAATTTCCTGAATATGTGAAAAATTATCCAAGAAGTCGCTTTGCAGTTTTGGTTTATGATGTTAAAAACTTTGAGAAAACAAAAATAGTTATTAATAAATCAGATAATATTGGTTTTATCTATTGTACAGATGACTCTGAACCAAATCCATGGGATACACTTCCATCATATTGGGATAGTTTTATAGAACTATTTTATGAACCAAAAATAAGAGATTAA
- a CDS encoding AAA family ATPase, with protein sequence MNNISFLKIARPHNDILEGRLTMDVFAADLWKVHTSEAPDEYKNSDIFFRKTYLTDGLKNLIDVVEKRLFSGVGDSVIQLQTPFGGGKTHSLIALYHKAKEKNVNIVVIDGTVLNPKDTTLWEEMEKQLTGKVEKLKQKVSPGRENIENLLKNKLPILILMDEVLEYLTKASGVKVGDSNLAAQTLAFIQELTQSISSIGNAVLILSLPSSIIEHYDETGEKVFQQLQKIVGRIEKIYTPVKDEEVADVIKRRLFSYIDEHEAKKVIDDYIDYLERENLIPQGIEKSLYREKFIKSYPFQPEVIDVLYKRWGSFPTFQRTRGVLRILALVVHSLLKKEIPFIRISDFDLNNTEIRRELIKHIGQEYDSVISADITSFNSGAKIVDKDLGISYLSYSLGTKIATTIFLYSFSGGKERGASMNEIKLSTVIPKESSAIIVEAIEKLKEKLFYLSDSGLFFTNQPNLNRVILTIKENITNNEIEEELKKLIQKTISSKSEFVIKIWPNFSNDIPDDKRLKLVILKNKDDIQKIYENYGERPRIYKNTLIFSYPMESEKINIENFIKDKIAYEKLKNESTYNLTENQKNNILVKIKNNESSSSFNLMSYYRLISIPNKYGFKEINLGIPTYGALAYLDSVIYEKLKVDEEILEKLSAKIIEEKYLKNSEYIEIKSFIELFYKTPGEMRIKNDEVILKGIKDGVKNGLFGIGYKEGEEIKCKFFNEDITNESIEDMFLINKKLCRKEEEKFVESQTLIDVEVDNNIMIEPQPPEVVIKDQNLMNEIKLKLKIPKNKLVDVANVLHFINQKFENVNVELKIEAKEGKITKSEYEDKVLEAFEQAGIELLNE encoded by the coding sequence ATGAATAATATATCTTTTTTAAAAATTGCAAGGCCTCACAATGACATCCTTGAAGGAAGACTTACAATGGATGTTTTTGCAGCAGACCTTTGGAAAGTTCATACAAGTGAAGCACCAGATGAATATAAAAATAGTGATATTTTCTTTAGAAAAACTTATTTAACTGATGGACTTAAAAATCTGATAGATGTTGTTGAAAAAAGATTATTTTCAGGAGTAGGTGATTCTGTAATTCAACTTCAAACTCCATTTGGTGGTGGTAAAACTCATTCATTAATAGCACTCTATCATAAGGCGAAAGAAAAAAATGTAAATATAGTTGTAATCGATGGAACAGTTTTAAATCCGAAGGATACAACATTATGGGAAGAAATGGAAAAACAATTAACAGGAAAAGTTGAAAAACTAAAACAAAAGGTTTCACCAGGAAGAGAAAATATAGAAAATTTGCTTAAAAATAAACTACCAATTTTAATTCTTATGGATGAGGTTCTTGAATATCTGACAAAAGCATCTGGAGTTAAGGTTGGTGATTCAAATTTAGCTGCCCAAACTCTTGCTTTTATTCAAGAATTAACCCAATCAATTTCTTCAATTGGTAATGCAGTTTTAATTTTATCCCTTCCATCAAGCATAATTGAACATTATGATGAAACTGGAGAAAAAGTTTTTCAGCAACTTCAGAAGATTGTCGGAAGAATAGAGAAAATTTATACTCCAGTTAAAGATGAAGAAGTTGCAGATGTGATAAAAAGAAGATTATTTAGTTATATTGATGAGCATGAAGCAAAAAAGGTTATTGATGATTATATTGATTATTTAGAGAGAGAAAATTTGATACCACAAGGTATTGAAAAAAGTTTATATAGAGAAAAATTTATAAAAAGTTATCCTTTTCAACCCGAAGTTATTGATGTTTTATACAAACGATGGGGGAGTTTTCCAACATTTCAAAGAACAAGAGGGGTTTTAAGAATACTTGCATTAGTTGTTCATTCTCTTCTAAAAAAAGAAATACCCTTCATTAGAATTTCAGATTTTGATTTAAATAATACTGAAATAAGAAGAGAATTAATAAAACACATTGGTCAAGAATATGATAGTGTAATTTCTGCTGATATCACATCTTTTAATTCAGGTGCAAAAATTGTTGATAAAGATTTAGGCATATCTTATCTTTCATATAGTCTTGGAACAAAAATAGCAACAACAATTTTTTTATATTCATTTTCTGGCGGAAAAGAAAGAGGGGCCTCAATGAATGAAATTAAATTATCAACTGTGATACCAAAAGAATCAAGCGCAATAATTGTTGAAGCAATAGAAAAACTCAAAGAGAAACTATTTTATCTTTCAGATAGTGGCTTATTTTTCACAAATCAACCAAATTTAAACAGAGTTATTCTTACTATTAAAGAGAATATTACAAATAATGAAATAGAGGAAGAATTAAAAAAATTAATTCAAAAAACAATTTCTTCAAAATCAGAATTTGTTATTAAGATTTGGCCAAACTTTTCAAATGATATTCCTGATGATAAGAGATTAAAACTTGTGATATTAAAAAATAAGGATGATATTCAAAAAATATATGAAAATTATGGTGAGAGGCCAAGAATTTATAAAAATACACTAATATTCTCATATCCTATGGAATCAGAGAAAATTAATATCGAAAATTTTATTAAAGATAAAATTGCTTACGAAAAATTAAAAAATGAAAGTACTTATAATTTAACAGAAAATCAAAAAAATAATATTTTAGTAAAAATAAAAAATAATGAATCCAGTTCTTCGTTTAATTTAATGAGTTATTATAGATTAATTTCTATTCCAAATAAATATGGGTTTAAAGAAATAAATCTTGGTATTCCAACATATGGTGCATTAGCATACCTCGATTCTGTTATATATGAAAAATTAAAAGTTGATGAAGAAATTCTTGAAAAATTATCAGCAAAAATAATTGAAGAAAAATATTTAAAAAATTCAGAGTATATAGAAATAAAATCATTTATTGAACTATTTTATAAAACCCCAGGTGAAATGAGAATTAAAAATGATGAAGTTATTTTAAAGGGCATAAAAGATGGTGTGAAGAATGGTTTGTTTGGAATTGGTTATAAAGAGGGTGAAGAGATTAAATGTAAATTTTTCAATGAAGATATAACAAATGAATCAATCGAAGATATGTTTTTAATAAACAAAAAATTGTGTAGAAAAGAAGAAGAAAAATTTGTTGAATCACAAACTTTAATTGATGTTGAAGTAGATAATAACATAATGATAGAACCACAACCACCAGAAGTTGTAATAAAAGATCAAAATTTAATGAATGAAATTAAATTGAAATTAAAAATTCCTAAAAATAAATTAGTTGATGTTGCAAATGTTTTACACTTTATAAATCAGAAATTTGAAAATGTAAATGTTGAGTTAAAAATTGAGGCAAAAGAAGGAAAAATAACAAAATCTGAATATGAAGATAAAGTTCTTGAGGCTTTTGAACAAGCAGGTATAGAATTATTAAATGAATAA
- a CDS encoding DUF1156 domain-containing protein produces MIKKSFIEETFPVKEVGEEASREKNIRHGHISTLHIWWARRPLASSRATSYAALIPAPKNREELEEKKKFIINLSKWENSLNEQIIKKAREDILKANGNSNLKVIDPFAGGGSIPLECLRLGLETYANEYNPVAILILKCTLEYPQKYGVPGEILIKGEPIEKGEIKKIYVNNILLEDVKKWGNFVVNEAKKEIGKFYPNDPDGKIPVGYIWARTIPCQNPSCNAEIPLMRQFWLAKKNNKKISLRPFVRNNKVEFEIVGQDNKPFPENFNPEKGTVSRAIVTCPVCGTVIDDKQVRKLFQEGKSGQRMIAVILHQPNKDGKTYRLANERDFEIFKEAEKYLQEKRQKLMNEWRIDPVPDEEMNTKDPNTVAGRGYGFTKWGDLFNSRQKLALITLTEKVKQAYQKMISEGYEKEYAKAVASYLGIGIDRLVTYLNTLTRWRSDVISFERAFDRQALPMIWDYGEADPFSDSRGQWSLEPILESIKNISKISYPTVISQLSAISLPYPDNYFDAVFTDPPYYDNINYAELSDFFYVWLKRSIGDLYPELFSTPLTPKSKEIVANPVRHGGEQKAKEFYEENLKKALQEIYRILKPNGIAVIVYTHKSTFGWETLINSLLDSGLVITASWPIDTEMKSRLNAKETASLASSIYIIARKIQKIEVGWFNDVKEEIKKYIFEKLEKLWNEGISGADYFISAIGSSIEIFGKYEKVLDFEGNVVRADKLLEFVREIVTDYVVKQILHNGISQELSPLSKFYLLYRWTYGEVKVEFDEAKKLAQSVGIDLEKVWNKSFIKKEKEFIKVLGPNEREIKELKDSKEMVDILHNVLLLWKVGKKNEIKTVLQDSGYGIRDSFYRFAQAISETLPPESGEKKLLDGFLSGKDKLISEIKEEGRLPYK; encoded by the coding sequence ATGATCAAGAAAAGTTTTATTGAGGAAACTTTTCCAGTGAAAGAGGTTGGAGAAGAGGCTTCAAGAGAAAAAAACATAAGGCATGGTCATATTTCAACTCTTCACATTTGGTGGGCAAGAAGACCACTTGCTTCATCAAGAGCAACATCTTATGCTGCACTTATACCAGCACCAAAAAATAGAGAAGAGTTGGAAGAAAAGAAAAAATTTATAATTAATCTTTCAAAATGGGAAAATTCATTAAATGAACAAATAATAAAAAAAGCAAGAGAAGATATTTTAAAAGCAAATGGAAACTCAAATTTAAAAGTAATCGATCCATTTGCAGGAGGAGGTTCAATTCCTCTTGAATGTTTAAGACTTGGTCTTGAAACTTATGCAAATGAATATAATCCCGTTGCAATACTTATATTAAAATGTACTCTCGAATATCCACAAAAATATGGAGTTCCAGGTGAGATTTTGATTAAAGGGGAACCTATAGAAAAAGGAGAAATAAAAAAAATATATGTAAATAATATACTTCTTGAAGATGTTAAAAAATGGGGGAATTTTGTTGTAAATGAAGCAAAAAAAGAGATTGGAAAATTTTATCCAAATGATCCAGATGGTAAAATTCCTGTTGGATATATTTGGGCAAGAACAATACCATGTCAAAATCCGTCTTGTAATGCAGAGATTCCTTTAATGCGACAATTTTGGCTTGCTAAAAAGAATAATAAAAAAATATCATTAAGACCATTTGTTAGAAACAATAAAGTTGAGTTTGAAATTGTTGGGCAAGATAATAAACCATTTCCTGAAAATTTTAATCCTGAAAAAGGAACTGTTTCAAGAGCAATTGTAACATGTCCAGTTTGTGGAACTGTTATTGATGATAAACAAGTAAGAAAACTTTTTCAAGAAGGAAAATCAGGGCAAAGAATGATAGCAGTTATTTTGCATCAACCAAACAAAGATGGAAAAACATATCGCCTTGCAAATGAAAGAGATTTTGAGATTTTCAAAGAGGCAGAAAAATATCTTCAAGAGAAAAGACAAAAACTTATGAATGAATGGAGAATTGATCCTGTGCCAGATGAGGAAATGAACACCAAAGACCCTAATACTGTTGCTGGTCGGGGTTATGGCTTTACAAAATGGGGTGATCTTTTTAATTCTCGCCAGAAACTCGCACTAATAACTCTTACAGAAAAAGTAAAACAAGCATATCAAAAGATGATTTCTGAAGGTTATGAAAAAGAATACGCAAAAGCAGTGGCGAGTTATTTAGGTATAGGAATAGATCGATTAGTAACGTATCTGAATACATTAACAAGATGGAGATCTGATGTTATATCTTTTGAAAGAGCATTTGATAGGCAAGCACTTCCAATGATTTGGGATTATGGTGAAGCTGATCCATTTAGTGACTCAAGAGGTCAATGGAGTTTAGAGCCAATATTAGAATCTATAAAAAATATCTCAAAAATTTCTTACCCTACAGTCATCTCACAATTATCAGCCATTTCTCTTCCATATCCAGATAACTATTTTGATGCTGTTTTTACAGATCCACCTTATTATGATAATATCAATTATGCTGAACTTTCAGATTTCTTTTATGTTTGGTTAAAAAGATCTATTGGTGATTTATACCCCGAACTTTTTTCAACTCCACTTACTCCAAAATCAAAAGAAATTGTTGCTAATCCAGTAAGACATGGTGGAGAACAAAAAGCAAAAGAGTTTTATGAAGAAAATTTAAAAAAAGCACTACAAGAAATATATCGCATTTTAAAACCAAATGGTATTGCAGTTATAGTTTATACACATAAATCAACATTTGGTTGGGAAACTCTTATAAATTCACTTTTAGATTCTGGTTTAGTAATTACTGCGTCGTGGCCAATTGACACAGAGATGAAATCAAGATTAAATGCAAAAGAGACAGCATCTCTTGCTTCATCTATCTATATTATTGCTCGAAAAATTCAAAAGATTGAAGTTGGATGGTTTAATGATGTAAAAGAAGAGATAAAAAAATATATTTTTGAAAAACTTGAAAAATTATGGAACGAAGGAATTTCAGGTGCAGATTATTTTATTTCAGCAATTGGTTCATCAATTGAAATTTTCGGTAAATATGAAAAAGTTCTTGATTTTGAAGGAAATGTTGTTAGAGCAGATAAACTTCTGGAATTTGTAAGAGAAATTGTAACAGATTATGTTGTTAAACAAATTTTACACAATGGAATATCTCAAGAACTTTCTCCACTTTCAAAATTTTATCTTTTATATAGATGGACTTATGGAGAGGTAAAAGTTGAGTTTGATGAAGCAAAAAAACTCGCTCAATCTGTAGGAATCGATTTAGAAAAAGTTTGGAATAAAAGTTTCATAAAAAAAGAAAAAGAATTTATAAAAGTTTTAGGTCCAAATGAAAGAGAAATTAAAGAACTTAAAGATTCAAAAGAGATGGTTGATATTCTTCACAATGTTTTACTTTTATGGAAAGTAGGAAAAAAGAATGAAATTAAAACGGTTCTACAAGATTCAGGTTATGGAATTCGAGACTCTTTTTATAGATTTGCTCAAGCAATTTCAGAAACTCTTCCTCCTGAGAGTGGTGAGAAGAAACTTTTAGATGGATTTTTATCAGGAAAAGATAAATTAATAAGTGAAATAAAAGAAGAAGGGAGGTTGCCTTATAAATGA